A part of Helicobacter himalayensis genomic DNA contains:
- the lpxC gene encoding UDP-3-O-acyl-N-acetylglucosamine deacetylase, with protein sequence MKQKTIGKKVELVGIGLHKGVPVKMTLGPLAENSGIVFYRSDLGVNIELKPENVVDTKMATVLGKGEARISTIEHLLSAIHAHGIDNLKITLDNEEVPILDGSAIGHCMLLEEAQIVRQNAPKRALEIKKPIELKDGDKFVRVEPSERTIFDFSIKFPHQAIKEQSYKFTFSTKDYIEQIARARTFGFLNEVNYLRSIGLAKGGDLSNCIVLDENGIMNKEGLRYKDEFVRHKILDAIGDMALIGMPLLGTYIAFAGSHKLNHLLTEKILSDADSYEIVSLEDYAEDEMMNYALQTQEG encoded by the coding sequence ATGAAACAAAAAACAATTGGTAAAAAAGTCGAGCTTGTCGGCATTGGCTTGCATAAAGGCGTGCCCGTAAAGATGACTTTAGGGCCTTTGGCAGAAAATAGCGGTATCGTATTTTATAGAAGTGATTTGGGTGTAAATATCGAACTAAAGCCTGAGAATGTCGTGGATACCAAAATGGCTACCGTGCTAGGAAAAGGTGAGGCGCGCATCTCTACAATCGAGCATTTGCTTTCCGCAATCCACGCACACGGCATTGATAATCTTAAAATCACGCTTGATAATGAAGAAGTCCCGATACTAGATGGGAGCGCGATAGGGCATTGTATGCTTTTAGAAGAAGCGCAAATCGTGCGTCAAAATGCACCAAAACGCGCGCTTGAGATTAAAAAACCAATAGAACTTAAAGATGGCGATAAATTCGTGCGTGTAGAGCCAAGTGAGAGGACAATTTTTGATTTTAGTATTAAATTCCCACACCAAGCTATCAAAGAGCAATCCTATAAATTCACTTTTTCTACCAAAGATTATATTGAGCAGATTGCACGCGCACGCACCTTTGGATTCTTAAATGAAGTAAATTATCTGCGCTCAATTGGGCTGGCAAAAGGTGGCGATCTTTCAAATTGCATTGTGCTTGATGAAAATGGTATTATGAATAAAGAGGGCTTGCGCTACAAAGATGAGTTTGTGCGTCATAAGATTTTAGATGCTATTGGGGATATGGCACTTATTGGTATGCCTTTGCTTGGCACTTACATTGCCTTTGCAGGAAGCCACAAACTCAATCATTTACTTACGGAAAAAATCCTAAGCGATGCGGATTCTTATGAAATTGTGAGTTTGGAAGATTATGCTGAAGATGAGATGATGAACTACGCCTTGCAAACCCAAGAGGGATAA
- a CDS encoding HlyD family efflux transporter periplasmic adaptor subunit, with amino-acid sequence MQRFISASKRLWLAGMLFCGIVNAESVYAIFNAQAIKDANLSLGNSGIVTEIYVDVGSEVKKGDKLLELFSQDQRAQIESIRQQFIFNKKQYERYQKSGGAVDKNTLERYYADYKKFEADLAYQEALLSKSVLRAPFNGIIASKDVELGDGVGANSTQLFRLISQEVKIVLEFDFKYISKVKVGDKFEFSVDGIDSKQVAIVNKIYPTASESNRKVKAEALVEGIIPGTFGDGYIQIK; translated from the coding sequence ATGCAAAGATTTATAAGTGCGAGCAAAAGGCTTTGGTTGGCGGGTATGCTTTTTTGCGGGATTGTTAATGCGGAGAGTGTGTATGCGATTTTTAACGCGCAGGCTATCAAAGATGCGAATCTAAGTCTAGGAAATAGCGGCATTGTGACAGAAATTTATGTCGATGTGGGGAGCGAGGTAAAAAAAGGCGATAAACTCTTAGAGCTTTTTAGTCAAGACCAACGCGCACAGATAGAATCTATCCGTCAGCAGTTTATCTTTAACAAAAAGCAATATGAGCGCTATCAAAAATCAGGTGGCGCGGTGGATAAAAACACACTAGAGCGCTATTACGCAGATTACAAAAAATTTGAAGCAGACCTTGCCTACCAAGAAGCACTTTTAAGTAAAAGCGTTTTGCGCGCGCCATTTAATGGAATAATCGCCTCAAAAGATGTTGAATTAGGCGATGGTGTGGGTGCAAATAGCACGCAGCTTTTTAGGCTCATTAGTCAAGAGGTGAAAATTGTGCTAGAGTTTGACTTTAAATACATTAGCAAAGTCAAAGTCGGCGATAAGTTTGAGTTTAGCGTTGATGGGATAGATTCTAAGCAAGTAGCAATCGTTAATAAAATCTATCCGACTGCAAGTGAATCTAATCGTAAAGTCAAGGCAGAAGCGTTGGTAGAAGGCATCATACCCGGGACATTTGGAGATGGGTATATACAGATAAAATAA
- a CDS encoding TolC family protein — MRFLGVTLATFLIFGTSLTFTDEGDSAVVDAQELSFHENLSILSPSANDGLSLTDLLEGAKNNYNLEAKDIAILQAEANKAAAQREFFPTLDGSYAFQDTNNTYRKMQTHTASLRANWEVFSGLKTYNKVRERSSLHRSSIADRANTKEQLFLSVIEQYYGYFSNQAQMISLEQRRKELAANIKRIERLYNAGLTTIDDLESLRAQILTTEHDIANIVLEMERNKLILSLLTNLDVKDLRRVDIKMPTLTLQKRQDIIALEERAKSITFQAKQVTYLPTIAISDSFSWNSLGSVTSKPALNELLGGGGAGGGFNFGGSNFMKMSFPPTQNVLGVSVDMRLFDFFNLSKQKEALRYSALQAQKELAYKKNEQEKDEKLYRKSLEIAQAKIKSAEAALKSANISFENVAKRYNSQILNFTDYLQSLSTKFNAETTFIQSLNDYEIEKARYLYYSGQEIEDFIQK; from the coding sequence ATGCGTTTTTTAGGCGTTACACTAGCCACATTTCTTATATTTGGAACTTCTTTGACATTCACAGATGAGGGAGATTCTGCGGTAGTAGATGCGCAAGAACTTAGCTTTCACGAAAATTTAAGCATTCTAAGCCCATCGGCAAATGATGGACTAAGTTTGACTGATCTTTTGGAAGGGGCGAAAAACAACTACAACCTAGAGGCGAAAGATATTGCGATTTTGCAAGCAGAGGCAAACAAGGCTGCAGCGCAAAGAGAGTTTTTCCCCACACTTGATGGAAGCTATGCTTTCCAAGATACAAACAACACTTACCGCAAAATGCAAACTCATACTGCGAGCTTACGCGCAAATTGGGAAGTCTTTAGTGGGCTTAAGACTTACAATAAAGTGCGCGAACGCAGTTCCTTACATCGTTCAAGTATCGCTGATAGGGCAAATACAAAAGAGCAACTTTTCCTAAGCGTGATTGAGCAGTATTATGGATATTTTTCGAATCAAGCGCAGATGATTTCACTTGAGCAACGTCGCAAAGAACTAGCAGCAAATATTAAGCGCATTGAACGTCTTTATAACGCCGGGCTTACAACTATTGATGATTTAGAATCTTTGCGCGCGCAGATTCTCACTACCGAGCACGACATCGCAAATATTGTGCTTGAAATGGAGCGCAATAAACTTATACTTTCTCTTCTTACAAATCTTGATGTGAAAGATTTAAGACGTGTTGATATTAAAATGCCAACTTTAACTCTTCAAAAGCGACAAGATATCATCGCCCTTGAAGAGCGCGCAAAAAGCATCACTTTCCAAGCAAAGCAAGTGACTTATTTGCCAACAATCGCAATTAGTGATAGCTTTAGTTGGAATTCACTAGGTAGCGTTACCTCAAAGCCAGCGCTTAATGAGCTTTTAGGTGGCGGTGGCGCAGGTGGAGGCTTTAACTTTGGCGGGAGTAACTTTATGAAAATGAGCTTCCCACCGACGCAAAATGTGCTAGGAGTGAGCGTGGATATGCGCCTTTTTGACTTTTTTAACCTCTCAAAGCAAAAGGAAGCCTTGCGTTATAGCGCACTGCAAGCGCAAAAAGAGCTAGCGTATAAGAAAAATGAGCAAGAAAAAGATGAAAAACTTTATCGCAAAAGTTTAGAAATCGCCCAAGCAAAAATTAAAAGTGCCGAAGCTGCGCTAAAATCTGCAAATATCAGCTTTGAAAATGTCGCAAAACGTTATAATTCGCAGATTCTCAACTTTACGGATTATTTGCAGTCTTTAAGCACGAAGTTTAATGCGGAAACAACCTTTATCCAAAGTCTCAATGACTATGAAATAGAAAAGGCGCGTTATTTGTATTATAGCGGACAGGAAATCGAGGATTTCATACAAAAATAG